From the genome of Streptomyces sp. V2I9:
CGGCGCGGCCGACCGGATCCGGCCTCGGGGGCGGGCGGCTCTGATGCGCTGCTACGTGTTCCCCGGCCAGGGCGTCCAGAAGAAAGGGATGGGACGAAGCCTGTTCGGGAGGTTTCCCGACCTCCGCCGCCGCGCCGACCACGTGCTCGGCTACCCGATCGAAGAGCTCTGTCTGGAGAACCCGGAACGACGGCTCTCCGAGACCGCGTACGCGCAGCCCGCGATCTACGTCGTCAACGCGCTGCACTGGTCGGCGGCGCAGGAGGACCTGCCGCCCGCGGACTTCTTCGCGGGCCACAGCCTCGGCGAGTACAGCGCGCTGTTCGCGGCCGGCGCCTTCGACTTCGAAACCGGCCTGACGCTGGTGCAACGCCGTGCGGAACTGATGAGCCAGGTGAGCGGCGGTGCGATGGCCGCGGTCGTCGGCATCTCCGAGCAGGTCGTCGAGCAGACCCTGAAGCAGCACGGTGCCACCGGCGTCGTCATCGCCAACTACAACGCGCCCGAGCAGATCGTGCTCTCCGGCAGCCACGAGGAGTTGGCGCGGATCAAGCCGGTCCTCGAGAAGGTGGAGGGTGTCCGAGGCTTCGTCCCGGTCCGCGTCAGCGGACCCTTCCACTCCCCGGCGATGGCCCCGGCCGCCGCGCGCTTCCGCGACCTGCTGGCCGCGGTCGACCTCGGCGACCTGCGGACACCGGTCATCTCCAACGTGACCGGCCGGCCGTTCGGCCCCGATGCGCAGGAAGTCCGCGACCTGCTCGCCGAGCAGATCGCCAAGCCCGTCCGATGGACCGACTGCATCCGGTATCTGCGGGACGCTGGCGTGTCGGACTTCGCGGAACTGAGCGAATCGAAGGTGCTCACCTCGCTCATCGACCGGATCACCACCGCGCGAGAGACCACCCCGGATCCGCGCCGAGACCTGATCGAGCGCATCAAGCGCGAGATCCTCCAGCCGGAGATCGGCGACGAGGCGCTGGGCTTCGACGAGGACGCCTCGTTCCGGCAGCTCGGCCTGAACTCCA
Proteins encoded in this window:
- the fabD gene encoding ACP S-malonyltransferase; translation: MRCYVFPGQGVQKKGMGRSLFGRFPDLRRRADHVLGYPIEELCLENPERRLSETAYAQPAIYVVNALHWSAAQEDLPPADFFAGHSLGEYSALFAAGAFDFETGLTLVQRRAELMSQVSGGAMAAVVGISEQVVEQTLKQHGATGVVIANYNAPEQIVLSGSHEELARIKPVLEKVEGVRGFVPVRVSGPFHSPAMAPAAARFRDLLAAVDLGDLRTPVISNVTGRPFGPDAQEVRDLLAEQIAKPVRWTDCIRYLRDAGVSDFAELSESKVLTSLIDRITTARETTPDPRRDLIERIKREILQPEIGDEALGFDEDASFRQLGLNSIIYVRLARRVGTVLGVPVKPDVIFQHRSCAALADYLLTRDDITRAAAPATPPAPLREYQDERVTALLRDCANGTLSVDRTIEAIRALA